CTGTAGGGCTACTTACTTTTCCAACCTTTACTTGCACTGGGTCAGTGAGGTACTCCTGTTACACATGCTCATTAGCACAAATGATTGTCCttggaagaaaaattattacacatGGTCATATGCGCACAAGTGTAGCATACCTGTGCAAGGGCTTCAATTTCAACTGGCATAGTTGCACTAAACAGCAATGTTTGGTGCTTTACGGGAAGATTCCGCATCACCTGAAAGCCAGAAAACAACCAATAAATACTATGTACTATTACACACAAGCAGACACACATTTTAACACTGAAAGTAGGGAGTTCAAGTACGAAGCTAGACCTCTCTTATCTGCGGCTCGAACCCCATGTCCAGCATTCTGTCAGCCTCATCCAAAACAACGAATGAGATCCTAGAGAGACAGGTGTTCCCCTGTTGCAAATGGTCGATAAATCTTCCAGGTGTGGCAACCACAATATTTACTCCTGCCCGCAACTCAGACCTCTGTCATGGTACAAAGCGTTAAGGATTGGAAAATATAAAACCAATACAGATACACTAAGGTCACAACATGTTTGAAGTTTTCTCTTCTCCATACTTCAGTTAAACCAAGAAATGCAAAATAGCGACAATCATAAGACATGAATACCTAAACTACAAGAAATTACCTGTTCTGCCATATTTGTTCCGCCCACAACAATAGCAGTTCTAAAAGACTCCATAGATCTACTAAAGGCCTTAACCTGGtaaaatatccaacaatcattTAGCAACAGAGAATCAGACGAGTAAATAAGAAAGGTAATAAGGTATAATGACTTCAAAATAGTCAAACTGAACGAAATTTGGTGTACTCGTCTCATATTATCGTCTACCTAGAGAGACAAGAAAGTGCCAAATAATACTGAGCCCAGTTGAAACAAGAAACATTATATGAAGAAAATTGTATGGTTCTTTTCAATGAGCAAAAGTGAAGTTTCAGATAACGACGAGCCCAAGAATAATGACTTTAGTTTGTTTACATAAGGGTTAGAAAATTAAAATTGTGACAAGCTCAAGTGATGGTTACAGATAATAACGATAATGCAAAGACTGCCTGGAAAAATTATTTACGATACAGCAAGTTTCATTTTGTAATACTCAGAAGACGAATGTACCAGTTGTTAAAACATTTCTAATCCTGTGGTAAATAACCAGTAACCTCACCTCTTTCTCAATCTGTTGGGCAAGTTCTCTGGTAGGTGCCAACACTAATGCAAGAGGACCATCACCTCGCCGAACAGAAGGCTGGGCTAAGCAATGCTGCAGAGGCAAAACAAAACATGTATAAACATAATGCaataaaaaaggaacaaaatgtgCATGGATGGTGGGAGGCTAACAAAAGAAAACCTGGATCATTGGAATAGCAAAAGCAGCAGTTTTCCCACTCCCCGTCTCGGCACAACCCAAAAGATCCCTTCCCTGAAGAGCAATTGGCATAGCTTGGGCCTGAATAGAGGTTGGTCTAGTGTACTCGTGAAATGCTATATCTTTCATGATACTTTCATGCAAACACTGAAAAAGACATTACACATAGTTATAGAAATGTGAATCTTGGTCACAGACACAGTCTTGTAGTAtctagaaaaaagaaaacaatgtACCATGTCTGTAAATGATTCAATTGGCGCAGGTGCAGGAGCGGAATCTGGCGCAGCAGTAACATCAACATTCAGACGTAAGCGAACCTCTTCAATCTGCAGAAGAATGTGGTATGTCAGTCTCATTGAACTTAGAACTAGAAATTACATGTGAACTATGTTATAAGATTTCCCCCTAACTAGAAATTCCATATGATTACAATAGGTCTTTATCCAGGCTGTATGTCATTACCTACAAATTTCATTATCTTTTACATATTGCAGGAAATTTCCTTCATAGAACATTACCCTTTTTCTTGTGTCCTTTTCTCTTTAACTTATCTTCGTTCGGTCTGTTTACTCGTGATTAAGTAACAGCAAAACCTATACAAGGGAAGAGAATAAAAACTCTACAAACAGCCTTCATTGTATGGCGGTTACTAACATTTCATTATGTAGTAGCTCCTGGAACAAATTTAAGGTACATGACAATATCGCCGATAAAACATAGAATTGGTAATTAGGGACCACATACATGGTCCACTTACTGATCAAAGCATGCATGCATAAAGTCCCCAAAATTTCATTCACCTATTACTAACCATCGTGTTATAGTTCTACATTACCGATCGAGTCTCCTTTCATAACCCCTAGAATGTGCCagtaaactatcatttcaatgtACAACATTAGCACAGTACTAGTCAGAGAATGTAGATAACAAAGTGTGAGTACAAAAAAGGATTTCCAATCAAAGCTCATTGAGTCAGTAAAGGTACACATAAACCCTAAAATGTGAATAATACACAAGCACAATCTAATTAAAACTGCAATTCTCAAATGTTTACCGAATGTACAACAACAATCAGTCAATTTAGGTAATAGATTGAAATCTTCgaaaatgaaattcaaaaaataaagctcaaatcaacaaaaaaaaaaatcaaaaaaatcaataatAAGAGATTTAGGTATATGATTCGTAATTACCTGTTCAGGTAGAAGACGAGAAACACGTTCTGATGGTTTCCATTGATGAAACACCGCTTCAGGAACAACCATAGTTTTAGACACAGGCAGAttcgacgaagaagaagaagatgttgttcGACGAGCGCcattgaatgaagaagatgaggagTTATTGTTGTTATTGCTGGAATTCCATGttttatgttgttgttgctgatcaGAAGAAGAATCTAGGGTTTCTGTAGAAGGTTTAGTGTTTCCAGTTGTAGATTgagaagacgaagaagacgatTGAGATGAGGAGCTCCTTAGATGTGGCGGCACATACGGCATTGTTGTTCCTGTTTGAagagatatgaagaagaagaatggaaatGGAGTCTTGAAGTGCAGAAGAGTGTAGAG
This genomic stretch from Papaver somniferum cultivar HN1 chromosome 5, ASM357369v1, whole genome shotgun sequence harbors:
- the LOC113283635 gene encoding DEAD-box ATP-dependent RNA helicase 20-like, giving the protein MPYVPPHLRSSSSQSSSSSSQSTTGNTKPSTETLDSSSDQQQQHKTWNSSNNNNNSSSSSFNGARRTTSSSSSSNLPVSKTMVVPEAVFHQWKPSERVSRLLPEQIEEVRLRLNVDVTAAPDSAPAPAPIESFTDMCLHESIMKDIAFHEYTRPTSIQAQAMPIALQGRDLLGCAETGSGKTAAFAIPMIQHCLAQPSVRRGDGPLALVLAPTRELAQQIEKEVKAFSRSMESFRTAIVVGGTNMAEQRSELRAGVNIVVATPGRFIDHLQQGNTCLSRISFVVLDEADRMLDMGFEPQIREVMRNLPVKHQTLLFSATMPVEIEALAQEYLTDPVQVKVGKVSSPTANVSQMLQKVPENEKVDQLLSLLVEEAAQADRSGHPLPLTIVFVERKTRCDEVAEALIAQGLHAVALHGGRSQSEREAALRNFRNGSTNILVATDVASRGLDVTGVAHVINLDLPKTMEDYVHRIGRTGRAGSTGQATSFYTDRDMFLVAHIKKAISDAESGNSFAFATGKVARRKEKEAAAAQKEARVALSKISVTGPTSVNVEDKYKYMLAPPSSTRKEGAADDAWDD